In the genome of Streptomyces fagopyri, the window TCTCCGTTCCGTCCGGGCCTCTCAGGCCCGCGCGTGGCGGCGGCGGCCGCCGTCGGAGAGCAGCTCGTCGAAGAGGGCGCGGTAGTGCACCATGGCCCCCCGCAGCTGCTCCGTCGTCGCCTGGTGCCGCACACTGAGCGCGTCCACGTCATGGGCGGCCCGGTAGTGCTCCAGGGTGCGGCCGTGCTCGACCGAGAGGTCCTTGAGCTGCTGCTCGAAGTCCTGGGTCGGATAGCCGCGGTCGTTCATCAGCGAGGTCACCAGACGGTCCGCGTCGTGCACGGCGCCCTCCGGGTGATCCACGAAGTCCTCCTGCACGCCCGCCCAGTCGCGGGTGTACCGGTCCTTGGTGCCGCTGTCCAACGGCCTGATGTCCAGGGAGTCGTGCCGCTTCTCCCGGGCCTTGAGGTCACGCTCCGCGGCCGAGCGGTTGTCGGCGCTCTCCACCGTCCGCTCGTACTCGGGACCGAAGCGCTCACGGAGCTTCCGGCGCCGCATGAGCTGTGAAGCCACCACCGCGATCAGGGCGATCACCACCACGACAGGAATGATGATGGCCAGAAGTGTTCCTGTTGACATGGGGCAGAGCCTCCTCGCCGGCGCCCGGTGTGCGCCTCTACAGGTCGGGTCCCCTCAGCCCGGGGATCGAAACGAGATGCGCGGAATGCCCCGAATGAGGCTTTCGGTGTACGCGGCCTCCGGCGCACGCGGCCATCGCCGTACGCGGCTATCGGCGCGGCTCGCCGGAGGGCCGGACGGTGGGTTCGTCCGCGGGTCCGCCGGAGAGCTTGCCGGCGGGTTCGCCGGGGGGACGCGGGTCCGGTACCGGCGGGGTGCGCAGCGCGCCGAACACGGACCAGGCGACCGACACCATCGGAACGGCCACGACCGCGCCGATGACCCCGGCCAGCACACCGCCGCCGATGACGGAGAGGGCCACCACCACGGGGTGCAGCCGGACCGCCCAGCTGAGCACCAGCGGGTGCAGCACATGGCCCTCCAACTGGCCGACGACCACGATCAGGGAGAGCACCACGAGGGCGATGACCGGACCCCGTGAGGCCAGCGCGACGACCGTGGCCACCGCCAGCGCGACGGGCGAGCCCACCAGCGGGATGAACGCGGCGAAGAACTCCAGCAGCGTCAGCGGCAGGGCCAGCGGCACACCCAGCAGGAACAGGGCGATGCCGACCAGCACCGCGTTGGTGGCGGCCACGATGATGATGCCCCGGGTGTACCCGGCGAACGTCCGCCAGGCCGCCCGCCCCGCGCGGTCCCACGTGTCCCGCGCGCTCTCGGGCAGCAGCGCCTGGAACCAGTGCCAGAACCTCTCGCCGGAGTGGATGAAGAACAGGGAGCAGAACAGCGCGAGCGCGGCGGCGGTCAGCACCTCCAGCACCCGCCCGGCGCCACTGAGCGCGCTGCTGAGCAGTGCGGAGCGGTGTTCCGAGAGGTACGCCGTCACCTTCTCCTGAAGGTTCGCCAGCGCCGCGTGGTCCACATGGAAGGGAGATCCCTCCAGCCACCGCTCGATCCGTCCGGCGCCGCC includes:
- a CDS encoding AI-2E family transporter; translation: MAGRGGDRDGVPVNVNGGLRVAAAYAWRLLVLGAAAYACFKILGRLQLVAVALFLALVVTSVLRPVANLLARWLPRGPATAVSLFGSLLLALGLLSLVGGLVAGESDRLGQEFAGGAGRIERWLEGSPFHVDHAALANLQEKVTAYLSEHRSALLSSALSGAGRVLEVLTAAALALFCSLFFIHSGERFWHWFQALLPESARDTWDRAGRAAWRTFAGYTRGIIIVAATNAVLVGIALFLLGVPLALPLTLLEFFAAFIPLVGSPVALAVATVVALASRGPVIALVVLSLIVVVGQLEGHVLHPLVLSWAVRLHPVVVALSVIGGGVLAGVIGAVVAVPMVSVAWSVFGALRTPPVPDPRPPGEPAGKLSGGPADEPTVRPSGEPRR